Proteins from a single region of Acidianus ambivalens:
- a CDS encoding thermopsin: MRKVYILMTIILILSSSIYTISLVSSTILPQQYYEYIKICATQYTALVYSVSSNCSVKVMVLNQENFNNFSSGYSYSCIVSQLGKTMINGVLLNSGTYYLVIYSPYGYSNVTYFYCEIPIELSNCSTHVSEYLTLQPFNTERILIHLSTLGSPSLLRIVGISNESVCYKVVNCKGETIFSSGEVTLTLNGTNPCYNVTLPQGKYYLCIYNPTFSSALVYFCYRLYPQYVNPFLRFSVLQGGNYNYAPTGIASFGVSNTSPYEIKFSSVAGYFNISCILAYNSSQNLVKPCEASLQLNAVLVVCNENNETQIYWPQNVLIFLTNESVVFYHDNVLNLTNPLASLSNSSITSQNGYVMPTVNDGITQYYYGNYKCAPCFEYNLPFSGLLIMNESVEKGQGVLITMEVEVLQNGTSPVMQSETFDKILIHDPSVKSAYFVVNGKEYTPAGIYGSLGSFYDAELIFGGGGNGEITTFEKLDGILGLYYFNGSEYITFPSYYTFGADTAEATSNVHVTLEQNGMIKISTGSPDYTYLGEVKTQALKVSPYVPQRSSESSISPESNIATSSEMTSSMQSSILYIILALVFVIAIIVIFRRSRRF; this comes from the coding sequence ATGAGGAAAGTATATATTCTTATGACGATAATATTAATACTAAGCTCGTCTATATATACAATATCTTTAGTAAGTTCCACAATTTTACCCCAGCAGTATTACGAATATATTAAAATCTGTGCTACGCAATATACTGCTCTCGTCTATAGTGTTTCGAGCAATTGTAGCGTAAAAGTTATGGTACTCAATCAAGAGAATTTTAACAACTTTTCCTCCGGTTACAGCTATTCTTGTATAGTTTCACAATTAGGTAAAACTATGATCAATGGCGTTCTATTAAATTCTGGGACTTACTATTTAGTTATATACTCTCCTTACGGATATTCTAACGTAACCTACTTTTATTGTGAAATACCGATAGAACTTAGTAATTGTTCAACTCATGTAAGCGAATATTTAACTTTACAACCATTTAATACTGAGAGAATACTAATACATTTATCAACTCTTGGGTCACCGTCACTACTACGTATAGTGGGTATCTCTAACGAATCTGTTTGCTATAAGGTTGTAAATTGCAAGGGAGAAACAATATTTTCTTCTGGAGAAGTAACATTAACATTAAACGGAACTAATCCTTGTTATAACGTCACACTACCGCAAGGAAAATATTACCTATGTATATATAATCCAACGTTTTCCTCAGCCCTTGTGTATTTCTGCTATAGGCTTTATCCTCAATACGTTAATCCCTTCCTAAGGTTTTCAGTTCTTCAAGGAGGAAATTACAATTATGCACCTACGGGAATTGCGAGTTTTGGCGTTAGTAATACCTCTCCTTACGAGATAAAGTTCTCTTCAGTTGCAGGGTATTTTAATATATCTTGTATTTTAGCCTACAATTCTTCACAGAATTTAGTAAAGCCCTGCGAGGCTTCTTTACAGCTCAACGCTGTATTAGTTGTTTGTAATGAAAATAATGAGACGCAAATTTATTGGCCACAAAATGTTTTGATCTTCTTAACTAACGAAAGCGTGGTATTTTATCATGATAATGTACTTAATCTTACTAATCCGCTTGCATCTTTATCAAATTCCTCAATAACCTCACAGAATGGATACGTTATGCCGACAGTTAATGATGGGATTACGCAGTATTATTACGGTAACTATAAGTGTGCTCCATGCTTTGAGTACAATTTACCTTTCTCTGGACTATTAATAATGAATGAAAGCGTGGAAAAAGGCCAAGGAGTACTAATAACAATGGAAGTTGAGGTACTGCAAAATGGAACTTCACCAGTAATGCAGAGCGAAACTTTTGATAAAATTCTTATTCACGATCCAAGCGTAAAGAGCGCATATTTTGTAGTTAATGGTAAGGAATATACGCCTGCTGGTATATACGGTAGTTTAGGTTCATTTTATGACGCGGAATTGATTTTTGGCGGTGGAGGTAACGGTGAAATTACTACTTTTGAGAAGTTGGATGGAATTCTAGGATTATATTACTTTAATGGGAGCGAATACATCACTTTTCCTTCTTACTATACCTTTGGTGCAGACACTGCCGAGGCAACATCTAACGTCCATGTAACATTAGAGCAAAACGGAATGATTAAGATATCTACTGGATCTCCAGACTACACTTACTTAGGAGAAGTTAAAACGCAAGCTCTAAAAGTATCCCCTTATGTTCCTCAAAGAAGTAGTGAATCCTCAATCTCTCCTGAGTCTAATATAGCTACATCAAGTGAAATGACGTCGTCTATGCAATCTTCAATTCTCTATATCATACTAGCCTTAGTATTTGTTATAGCTATTATTGTGATATTTAGAAGATCTAGGAGATTTTAA
- a CDS encoding nucleotidyltransferase domain-containing protein → MARAVHDIEPNAEVYVIGGVAEDRITVLIDIDILIVTKRKLSGKERKELSKKILIRAMDFYDLPFDAPVELHIEDEENAKRFFSISKKFIKITE, encoded by the coding sequence ATTGCAAGAGCTGTACACGATATAGAACCTAATGCGGAAGTTTATGTGATAGGAGGTGTTGCAGAAGATAGAATTACTGTACTTATCGACATCGATATTCTCATAGTCACAAAAAGGAAACTTTCTGGAAAGGAAAGAAAAGAGCTATCTAAAAAGATACTAATTAGAGCTATGGACTTTTACGACCTTCCTTTCGATGCTCCAGTAGAGCTCCATATTGAAGATGAAGAAAATGCAAAAAGATTCTTCTCTATTTCTAAGAAGTTCATTAAAATTACTGAATGA